A window of Candidatus Tectomicrobia bacterium genomic DNA:
CCCTGACCGATCATCTCGATCAGATTGAGGAACGCTCGGGGATCTCCATGAAACTGGCGGTGGCGGACGACGCGGCTTTACGGTTCCGCCCTTGGGTGGAAATCCAGCTGTCCCGGATCATCCAGGAGGCCTTGGCGAACGTCCGCAAGCATTCTCAGGCCAAGCATGCCTGGGTGGCCTTTCATGCGGAAAATGAAGTCGCGAAGGTCATCATCCGGGATGATGGCATCGGCTTTGAGCTGGACGGACCGGCCCGTGTCCATGGGCGGTCTTTCGGATTGAAGATCATGAAGGAACGGGCGGAAGAAATCGGCGGGGATCTCTTCATCTCCTCCGAGCCGGGGCAGGGGACGACGGTTGAGGTGCAATTGCCCCTTGGCTCCTGAGAGGCATCCATGGATTCCATCAGGCTGCTTTTGGCCGATGATCACGTCCTCTTCAGGCAAGGATTGGCCCGCATGCTGCGGGAAGAACAGGGCTTCGACATTGTGGGGGAGGCCAGGGATGGGAGGGAGGCGATAGAGAAGGCGAGGGAGCTTATGCCGGACCTGATCTTGATGGACGTGTCCATGCCCCATATGAACGGCATCGAGGCCACCCGCCGGATCAAGGAAGAGCTGCCCTACGTGAAGATTGTGATGTTGTCCGCCTCGGATGAGGATTCGGACCTTTTCGAGGCCGTCAAGAACGGCGCCCAAGGATATCTTCTGAAGGACATGGAGCCCGGGGAGCTATTCGACATGGTGCGCGGCAGCTTTCGGGGGGAAGCGCCCATCTCCCGGAGAACCGCGAGGAAGATTCTCGGCGAATTGAGCCGTCATCCCCTGCCCCCCCGGGGGGGACACCCGTTTCAAGAAAAACTGAGCCCCAGGGAGCAGGAGGTCCTCGAGCACCTGACGAAGGGCCAGACCAACAAAGAAATCGCCTCCTCCCTCGGCATCAGCGAGAACACGGTGAAGAATCACCTGAAGAACATCCTGGAGAAACTCCACCTGAAGAACCGCGTCGAGGCGGCCGCTTACGCCTTCCGGGAGGGCCTGGCCGACGAACAAAAGCACAAGGCTTGAAAGGCGCGGCGATGGCTGCCTGATCGCGGTCCGGAAAATCGCGGGATCTCTAACCCCGCGATGCCGCTTTCCCGCTTCTCGAAGGTAAATCCCCCCGCGTCCTAACCCACTGTTCTTAAAAGAAAAATCAACGCGCTGGCCCGATAGGGCTATCCGGCGGATAGCCCTTTTTATCTTTGCAAATGACCCTTCGGAGCCTTGGGAAAAGGGGGGGAAGTGCTAAATTATAGATAAACGGGTCTGATACTACACATTTCCGCTGTTGAAGAAGAGAAAAAGAGAAAGGGGCCTGGCCCGGGATGAGAAGGGTGGCAAGCTGGTTCATCGTTGCCGTGGCCGTGATGAGCGGCGCGTACTGGCTCAACGCGGGCGCGCGCCCGGCGGTGGTCCAACCAATCGACTTCAGCCATCAAAAGCACCTCGCCATCAAGCTGCCCTGCGCCATGTGCCACAGGTTCTACGCGGCCCGCCAAAGCTCGGGCCGGCCCGGGGTCGCAATCTGCGCCATGTGCCATGCGGCGACGGCGCCCAAGAGTCCGGAGATGGTGAAGCTCCGCGGCTTCATCGACCAGAAGCGGGAAATCCCTTGGCAGCGGGTCTACAAGGTCCCGGAGCACGTCTTTTATTCGCACCGGACGCACGTGGTGGATGCGAAGGTGGAATGTGCCGTCTGCCACGGAGCGGTCGAGAAGCAAACGGCCGCCCTAACCGGCCCCCTCAAGCCGATCTCGATGGATGCGTGCATGAGCTGCCACCGGGATCGGAAGGTGACGAACGACTGCAACGCGTGCCACAAGTGAGGAATATTTGAGACCCTTCAGCCGGAGAAACTTTCTCAAGATAGCGGGCGTCGCCGCCGCCGGGACGGCGGGAGTCGCCCTGGGCCGGGAGCGCGGGCCTCTTCCCGAAATCGGCGATCCGTGGCCGGACCGGGACGAGCGCTGGGCGGTTTCGGTCTGCCAGCTCTGCCCCGGCGGATGCGGGATTCGCGCCCGGGTGGTGGACGGGCGCGTGGTCAAGGTGGAGGGGAACCCCTTCCACCCCGTGAACCGGGGGCGTTTGTGCCCTCTCGGGCAGGCGGCTCCCCAGCTTCTCTATCATCCCGATCGGTTGCGAGTCCCCCTGGTGCGCGAAGGAGGGGGGGAGCTTCGTCCCATGCCGTGGGAGGGCGCCATCTCCCTGGTCGCGCGAAAGCTGAAAGAGTTGCGGGATCGGAGAGAAGCCCACACGGCGGTTTTTCTTTCGGGCTCCTGCCGCGGCCTGAGGGAGAAGTTCCTGCGGCGCTTCATGGCGGCCCTCGGCTCGCCGAACTATATCAGGGCCGGGAACATCTCCGCCGAGAATCCCGATCCGGCGCATGAGATGGCATGGGGAGCCGACCGCCCTCTCGCGCCGGATCTTTTCGCGGCCCGCTCCATCCTCTCCTTCGGCGCGCCCCTTCTCGAGGGCGGCCCGTCGCCCGTCTACCAGATGCGCGCCTACGGCCGCCTTCGCCAGGGAG
This region includes:
- a CDS encoding response regulator transcription factor, with product MDSIRLLLADDHVLFRQGLARMLREEQGFDIVGEARDGREAIEKARELMPDLILMDVSMPHMNGIEATRRIKEELPYVKIVMLSASDEDSDLFEAVKNGAQGYLLKDMEPGELFDMVRGSFRGEAPISRRTARKILGELSRHPLPPRGGHPFQEKLSPREQEVLEHLTKGQTNKEIASSLGISENTVKNHLKNILEKLHLKNRVEAAAYAFREGLADEQKHKA